In Arvicola amphibius chromosome 1, mArvAmp1.2, whole genome shotgun sequence, one DNA window encodes the following:
- the Rbpj gene encoding recombining binding protein suppressor of hairless isoform X2: MRNYLKERGDQTVLILHAKVAQKSYGNEKRFFCPPPCVYLMGSGWKKKKEQMERDGCSEQESQPCAFIGIGNSDQEMQQLNLEGKNYCTAKTLYISDSDKRKHFMLSVKMFYGNSDDIGVFLSKRIKVISKPSKKKQSLKNADLCIASGTKVALFNRLRSQTVSTRYLHVEGGNFHASSQQWGAFYIHLLDDDESEGEEFTVRDGYIHYGQTVKLVCSVTGMALPRLIIRKVDKQTALLDADDPVSQLHKCAFYLKDTERMYLCLSQERIIQFQATPCPKEPNKEMINDGASWTIISTDKAEYTFYEGMGPVLAPVTPVPVVESLQLNGGGDVAMLELTGQNFTPNLRVWFGDVEAETMYRCGESMLCVVPDISAFREGWRWVRQPVQVPVTLVRNDGIIYSTSLTFTYTPEPGPRPHCSAAGAILRANSSQVPTNESNTNSEGSYTNASTNSTSVTSSTATVVS, translated from the exons atttttttgtCCTCCTCCTTGTGTGTATCTTATGGGCAGtggttggaagaaaaaaaaagaacaaatggaaaGAGATGGTTGTTCGGAACAAGAGTCACAACCCTGTGCATTTATTGGAATAGGAAATAGTGACCAAGAAATGCAGCAGCTGAATTTGGAAGGGAAG AACTACTGCACAGCTAAAACATTGTACATATCTGATTCAGACAAGAGAAAGCATTTCATGTTGTCTGTAAAAATGTTCTATGGCAACAGTGATGACATTGGTGTGTTCCTCAGCAAGCGGATAAAAGTCATTTCCAAACCTTCCAAAAAGAAGCAGTCATTGAAAAATGCTGACT TGTGCATTGCCTCAGGAACAAAGGTGGCTTTGTTTAATCGGCTTAGATCCCAGACAGTTAGTACCAGATACCTGCATGTAGAAGGAGGAAACTTCCATGCTAGTTCACAACAGTGGGGAGCATTTTATATTcatctct TGGATGACGATGAATCAGAAGGAGAGGAGTTCACAGTCCGAGATGGTTACATCCACTATGGACAGACTGTCAAACTTGTGTGCTCAGTTACTGGCATGGCACTCCCAAGATTG ATAATTAGAAAAGTTGATAAGCAGACAGCATTACTGGATGCAGATGACCCCGTATCACAACTCCACAAATGTGCATTTTACCTTAAGGATACTGAAAGAATGTACTTGTGCCTTTCTCAAGAAAGAATAATCCAATTTCAG gcCACTCCATGTCCGAAAGaaccaaataaagaaatgataaatgatgGAGCTTCCTGGACAATCATTAGCACAGATAAGGCAGAGTATACATTCTATGAGGGAATGGGCCCTGTCCTTGCCCCAGTCACTCCTGTGCCTGTCGTAGAAAGTCTTCAG TTGAATGGCGGCGGGGACGTAGCAATGCTTGAACTTACAGGACAGAATTTTACTCCAAATTTACGAGTATGGTTTGGGGATGTAGAAGCCGAAACAATGTACAG ATGTGGAGAGAGCATGCTCTGTGTGGTCCCAGACATTTCTGCATTCCGAGAAGGTTGGAGATGGGTCCGGCAGCCAGTCCAGGTTCCAGTAACTTTGGTCCGTAATGATGGAATCATTTATTCTACCAGCCTTACCTTTACCTACACACCAGAACCAGGGCCGAGGCCACACTGCAGCGCAGCAGGAGCGATCCTCAGAGCCAACTCAAGCCAAGTGCCCACCAACGAGTCAAACACAAACAGCGAGGGAAGTTACACAAACGCCAGCACAAATTCTACCAGTGTCACATCGTCCACAGCAACCGTGGTGTCCTAA